From one Takifugu rubripes chromosome 14, fTakRub1.2, whole genome shotgun sequence genomic stretch:
- the rps6kal gene encoding ribosomal protein S6 kinase alpha-6 isoform X4 → MYSLAYPKSSYQVMFTEEDVKFYLAELALALDHLHNLGIVYRDLKPENILLDEAGHIKLTDFGLSKESVDADKKAYSFCGTVEYMAPEVVNRRGHTQSADWWSLGVLMFEMLTGTLPFQGKDRNETMNMILKAKLGMPQFLSLEAQSLLRMLFKRNPANRLGAGPDGVEEIKRHSFFSTIDWNKLYRRELQPPFKPAAGKPDDTFCFDPEFTAKTPKDSPGIPPSANAHQLFKGFSFVAPAPMDENKGSPLLSILPIVQMHGGSAKFSDLYELQEDIGVGSYSICKRCVHRVSAMDYAVKIIDKIKRDPSEEIEILMRYGQHPNIITLKDVYDEGRYVYLVMELMKGGELLDKILRQKFFSEREASAVLYTITKTVHYLHCQGVVHRDLKPSNILYMDDSGNPDSIRICDFGFAKQLRGGNGLLLTPCYTANFVAPEVLMRQGYDAACDIWSLGVLLYTMLAGYTPFANGPNDTPEEILLRIGSGKFSLTGGNWDTVSDTSKDLLSHMLHVDPHQRYTAEQVLKHSWITCRDTLPHFQLTRHDAPHLVKGAMAATYSALSQKTSQPVLEPVAASSLAQRRSMKKLTSTDM, encoded by the exons ATGTATTCACTCGCTTATCCAAAGAG TTCTTATCAGGTTATGTTTACAGAGGAAGATGTGAAATTCTACCTTGCAGAGCTGGCCCTAGCCCTCGACCATCTGCACAACCTGGGCATAGTTTACAGAGATCTCAAGCCAGAGAA CATCTTACTTGATGAAGCTGGACATATAAAGTTAACAG ACTTTGGCCTGAGTAAAGAGTCAGTGGATGCTGATAAGAAGGCTTATTCCTTCTGTGGTACGGTGGAGTATATGGCCCCTGAGGTGGTCAACaggagaggacacacacagagtgcagaCTGGTGGTCTTTGGGAGTACTCATG TTTGAGATGCTAACAGGAACATTACCATTCCAAGGGAAAGACCGCAACGAGACCATGAACATGATCCTTAA AGCAAAGTTGGGGATGCCCCAGTTCCTCAGCTTGGAGGCCCAGAGTTTGCTCCGGATGCTTTTCAAACGTAACCCCGCTAACAGACTAG GGGCTGGGCCTGATGGAGTGGAGGAGATCAAGCGGCACTCGTTCTTTTCCACCATCGACTGGAAT AAACTCTACAGGAGAGAGCTGCAGCCCCCATTTAAACCTGCAGCAGGCAAACCAGATGACACGTTCTGCTTTGACCCCGAGTTCACTGCTAAAACGCCTAAAG ATTCCCCAGGTATCCCTCCCAGTGCAAATGCCCACCAGCTTTTCAAAggcttcagttttgttgcaccAGCCCCAATGGATGAAAACAAGGGCTCCCCGCTGCTCAGCATACTCCCTATAGTTCAG ATGCACGGAGGCTCAGCCAAGTTCTCTGATCTGTacgagctgcaggaggacatcGGTGTGGGCTCTTACTCAATTTGTAAACGTTGTGTACATCGAGTGTCAGCCATGGACTATGCTGTGAAG ATTATAGATAAAATCAAGAGAGATCCCTCTGAGGAAATTGAAATCCTGATGCGATATGGGCAGCATCCCAACATCATCACCCTGAAAGAC GTGTATGATGAGGGCAGGTACGTATacctggtgatggagctgatgaaAGGAGGTGAGCTGTTGGACAAGATCCTCAGACAGAAGTTCTTCTCTGAGAGAGAGGCCAGTGCTGTGCTCTACACCATCACCAAGACTGTTCACTACCTCCACTGCCAAGGG GTGGTACACCGCGACCTGAAACCCAGTAAcatcctctacatggatgactcGGGAAATCCCGACTCTATCAGGATATGTGACTTTGGATTTGCTAAGCAGCTTCGGGGAGGAAACGGCTTGCTCCTCACCCCCTGTTACACTGCCAACTTTGTGGCAccggag gTACTAATGCGGCAAGGTTACGATGCAGCCTGTGACATCTGGAGTTTAGGAGTTCTACTGTATACCATGCTAGCAGG GTACACACCGTTTGCTAACGGGCCAAATGACACACCAGAGGAGATTCTTCTCCGAATTGGATCTGGAAAGTTTTCTCTGACAGGAGGCAACTGGGATACTGTGTCAGACACCTCAAAG GACCTGCTGTCACACATGCTCCATGTGGACCCTCACCAGCGATACACAGCAGAGCAGGTTCTAAAACATTCCTGGatcacctgcagagacacattACCACACTTCCAGCTCACACGTCATGATGCACCTCACCTTGTCAAG GGAGCCATGGCTGCCACTTATTCAGCACTGAGCCAGAAAACAAGTCAGCCTGTGTTGGAGCCCGTAGCAGCTTCCAGTCTAGCCCAGAGACGCAGTATGAAGAAACTCACCTCGACAGACATGTAG
- the LOC101070138 gene encoding POU domain, class 3, transcription factor 4-B translates to MATAASSPYTLLSSSPMIHPDSQAMQPASPYRGHQKLLQSDYLQSVQNNGHPLGHQWASSLSEGSPWSSSMEQQDIKPGREDLQLGIIHHRSPHVAHHSPHHNNHGSHPGGAWGTPVSHNSSSVQQINIYSQAGFTVNGMLDHGGLTPPPNPQGQGMHPGLRDTLSPDHSDLGGHHCHDHSDEETPTSDELEHFAKQFKQRRIKLGFTQADVGLALGTLYGNVFSQTTICRFEALQLSFKNMCKLKPLLNKWLEEADSSTGSSSSIDKIAAQGRKRKKRTSIEVSVKGVLETHFLKCPKPSAQEITSLADTLQLEKEVVRVWFCNRRQKEKRMTPPGEPPPHDGPYSHSGSAGDASSCHDL, encoded by the coding sequence ATGGCCACAGCTGCCTCCAGCCCCTATACCCTGCTCAGTTCTAGCCCCATGATCCACCCGGACAGCCAGGCTATGCAGCCTGCTAGCCCCTACAGAGGACACCAGAAACTCCTCCAGAGTGACTATCTGCAGAGCGTCCAAAACAACGGGCATCCCCTCGGGCACCAATGGGCAAGCAGTCTGTCGGAGGGCAGCCCCTGGTCGTCCTccatggagcagcaggacatcAAACCTGGCCGAGAAGACCTGCAGCTTGGCATCATCCATCACCGCTCTCCGCACGTTGCGCATCACTCCCCTCATcacaacaaccatggcagccacCCCGGAGGAGCCTGGGGAACTCCGGTGTCCCATAACTCCTCCAGCGTGCAGCAGATTAATATCTACTCCCAGGCGGGCTTCACCGTTAACGGCATGTTGGACCACGGTGGCCTCACGCCTCCACCCAATCCGCAGGGCCAAGGCATGCACCCGGGCCTCAGGGATACACTCAGCCCCGACCACAGCGACCTCGGCGGGCACCACTGCCACGACCACTCAGACGAGGAGACTCCGACTTCTGACGAGCTGGAGCACTTTGCCAAGCAGTTCAAGCAACGCAGGATCAAGCTGGGTTTTACGCAGGCGGACGTGGGCTTGGCTTTGGGCACGTTGTACGGTAACGTCTTTTCCCAAACGACCATCTGCAGGTTCGAGGCTCTGCAGCTGAGCTTTAAAAATATGTGCAAACTGAAGCCGCTGCTGAACAAGTGGCTGGAGGAGGCTGATTCGTCCACGGGAAGCTCGAGCAGTATAGACAAGATCGCAGCtcaggggagaaagaggaagaagaggacgtcCATCGAGGTCAGCGTGAAGGGGGTTCTAGAGACGCACTTTCTCAAGTGTCCCAAGCCGTCGGCGCAGGAGATCACGTCTCTGGCGGAcacgctgcagctggagaaggaggtggtgCGCGTGTGGTTCTGCAACCGGAGGCAGAAGGAGAAGCGCATGACGCCGCCGGGAGAACCGCCGCCACACGATGGACCGTATTCTCACAGCGGGAGCGCAGGAGACGCCTCATCGTGTCATGATCTCTGA